In Pseudomonas putida, a genomic segment contains:
- a CDS encoding NUDIX hydrolase codes for MTWQPHITVATIVEHEGKFLFVEEFKAGQHVFNQPAGHLEANETLPQAALRETLEETAWEVELTGVVGIYLYTAPSNGVTYQRICFAARPVRHHADLALDSDIIRAVWLTREELLADPSRWRSELVPRCLEDYLEGPLHSLALLRD; via the coding sequence ATGACCTGGCAACCCCACATCACCGTCGCCACCATCGTCGAACACGAAGGCAAGTTCCTCTTCGTCGAGGAGTTCAAGGCCGGCCAACACGTATTCAACCAACCCGCCGGCCACCTCGAAGCCAACGAAACCCTGCCCCAGGCCGCCCTGCGCGAAACCCTCGAGGAAACCGCCTGGGAAGTCGAGCTGACCGGCGTCGTCGGCATCTACCTGTACACCGCGCCCAGCAATGGCGTGACCTATCAACGCATCTGCTTCGCCGCCCGCCCCGTGCGCCATCACGCCGACCTGGCACTGGACAGCGATATCATTCGCGCCGTCTGGCTGACCCGCGAAGAACTGCTCGCCGACCCCAGCCGCTGGCGCAGCGAGCTGGTGCCACGTTGCCTGGAGGACTACCTCGAAGGCCCGTTGCACAGCCTCGCCCTGCTACGCGACTGA
- the mnmA gene encoding tRNA 2-thiouridine(34) synthase MnmA, producing the protein MTSPALKDPAKTRVIVGMSGGVDSSVSALLLMEQGYQVEGLFMKNWEEDDGTEYCTAREDLADAQAVCDRIGIKLHTANFAAEYWDNVFEHFLEEYKAGRTPNPDILCNREIKFKAFLDYALSLGADLIATGHYVRRRDTGELTELLKGLDPNKDQSYFLHAVGGKEIARTLFPVGELEKPEVRAIAEKHGLATAKKKDSTGICFIGERRFSDFLKQYLPAQPGNIETTEGEVIGRHHGLMYHTIGQRQGLGIGGLKDAGDEPWYVLHKDLTRNVLVVGQGNEHPWLFSRALLASEIFWVNPIDLSSPRQLTAKVRYRQSDQQCTLERTANGYRAVFDEPQRAVTPGQSVVFYDGEVCLGGGVIETAEPWSPRA; encoded by the coding sequence ATGACCAGCCCAGCACTCAAAGACCCCGCCAAGACCCGCGTCATCGTCGGCATGTCCGGCGGCGTGGACTCTTCCGTTTCCGCCCTCCTGCTCATGGAGCAGGGTTACCAGGTGGAAGGTCTGTTCATGAAGAACTGGGAAGAGGACGACGGCACCGAATACTGCACCGCCCGTGAAGACCTGGCCGATGCCCAGGCCGTGTGCGACCGCATTGGCATCAAGCTGCACACTGCCAACTTCGCCGCCGAGTACTGGGACAACGTGTTCGAGCACTTCCTGGAGGAATACAAGGCCGGCCGCACGCCGAACCCGGACATCCTCTGCAACCGCGAAATCAAGTTCAAGGCCTTCCTCGACTACGCGCTTTCGCTGGGCGCCGACCTGATCGCCACCGGCCACTACGTGCGCCGCCGCGACACCGGGGAACTGACCGAACTGCTCAAGGGCCTGGACCCGAACAAGGATCAGAGCTACTTCCTGCACGCCGTCGGCGGCAAGGAAATCGCCCGCACCCTGTTCCCGGTAGGCGAGCTGGAAAAGCCCGAGGTGCGTGCCATCGCCGAGAAACACGGCCTGGCCACGGCCAAGAAGAAAGACTCGACCGGCATCTGCTTCATCGGCGAGCGCCGCTTCAGCGACTTCCTCAAGCAGTACCTGCCAGCGCAGCCGGGCAATATCGAGACCACCGAAGGTGAAGTGATCGGCCGCCACCACGGCCTGATGTACCACACCATCGGCCAGCGCCAGGGCCTGGGTATCGGCGGCCTCAAGGATGCTGGTGACGAGCCGTGGTACGTGCTGCACAAGGACCTCACCCGCAATGTGCTGGTGGTCGGCCAGGGCAACGAGCACCCGTGGCTGTTCTCGCGCGCGCTGCTGGCCTCGGAGATCTTCTGGGTCAACCCAATCGACCTGAGCAGCCCGCGCCAGCTAACCGCCAAGGTGCGCTACCGCCAGAGCGACCAGCAATGCACCCTGGAGCGCACTGCCAATGGCTACCGCGCGGTGTTCGATGAGCCGCAGCGCGCAGTGACCCCCGGCCAGTCGGTGGTGTTCTATGATGGCGAGGTGTGCCTGGGCGGCGGCGTGATCGAAACCGCCGAGCCGTGGAGCCCGCGCGCATGA
- the hflD gene encoding high frequency lysogenization protein HflD, with amino-acid sequence MSNLQEQLIALGGVFQAAVLVDRIARTGQASEANIGCMLGSLLVRDPENTLQVFGGDDLNLRDGYRALVGALERDSSSLQREPLRYALSMLGLERQLNKRGDLLDTIGNRLPQIQSQAEHFGLVHENVIASSGALYQDTLSTLRQRIQVHGDMRFLQQASNASKIRALLLAGIRAARLWRQLGGHRWQLVFSRRKLLNELYDMMRSPS; translated from the coding sequence ATGAGCAACCTGCAGGAGCAGTTGATTGCCCTGGGCGGTGTGTTCCAGGCTGCCGTGCTCGTCGACCGCATCGCCCGCACCGGCCAGGCCAGCGAGGCCAACATCGGCTGCATGCTCGGCAGCCTTCTGGTGCGCGACCCGGAAAACACCCTGCAGGTGTTCGGTGGCGACGACCTCAACCTGCGCGACGGTTATCGCGCCCTGGTCGGCGCCCTCGAGCGCGACTCCAGCAGCCTGCAGCGCGAGCCGCTGCGCTACGCGCTGTCGATGCTCGGCCTTGAGCGCCAGCTGAACAAGCGCGGCGACCTGCTCGACACCATCGGCAACCGCTTGCCGCAGATCCAGTCGCAGGCCGAGCATTTCGGCCTGGTTCACGAAAACGTCATCGCTTCCAGTGGAGCCTTGTACCAGGACACCCTGAGCACCTTGCGCCAGCGCATCCAGGTACATGGCGACATGCGCTTCCTGCAACAGGCCAGCAACGCCTCGAAGATCCGCGCCCTGCTGCTCGCCGGCATCCGCGCCGCGCGCCTGTGGCGTCAGCTGGGCGGGCACCGCTGGCAGCTGGTATTCAGCCGCCGCAAGCTGCTCAACGAACTGTACGACATGATGCGTTCGCCTTCCTGA
- the purB gene encoding adenylosuccinate lyase: MQLSSLTAVSPVDGRYAGKTQALRPIFSEYGLIRFRALVEVRWLQRLAAHPQIGEVPAFSAEANALLDTLATDFKLEHAERVKEIERTTNHDVKAIEYLLKEQAAKLPELAKVSEFIHFACTSEDINNLSHALMLRAGRDEVLLPLMRQIADAIRALAHAHADVPMLSRTHGQPASPTTLGKELANVVYRLERQIAQVAAVPLLGKINGAVGNYNAHLSAYSQIDWEQNARAFIEDELGLVFNPYTTQIEPHDYIAELFDAIARFNTILIDFDRDVWGYISLGYFKQKTVAGEIGSSTMPHKVNPIDFENSEGNLGIANALFQHLASKLPISRWQRDLTDSTVLRNLGVGFAHSVIAYEASLKGIGKLEVNQARIAADLDACWEVLAEPIQTVMRRFNIENPYEKLKELTRGKGITPEALLTFIDGLDMPAEAKAELKQLTPATYIGNAAAQAKRI; the protein is encoded by the coding sequence ATGCAGCTTTCTTCGCTCACTGCGGTTTCCCCTGTAGACGGCCGCTACGCCGGCAAAACCCAGGCCTTGCGCCCCATTTTCAGCGAATACGGCCTGATCCGTTTCCGCGCCTTGGTCGAAGTGCGCTGGCTCCAGCGCCTGGCTGCCCACCCGCAGATCGGCGAAGTGCCGGCGTTCTCCGCCGAAGCCAACGCCCTGCTGGACACCCTGGCCACCGACTTCAAGCTCGAGCACGCCGAACGCGTCAAGGAAATCGAGCGCACCACCAACCACGACGTCAAGGCGATCGAATACCTCCTCAAGGAGCAGGCCGCCAAGCTGCCTGAGCTGGCCAAGGTCAGCGAATTCATTCACTTCGCCTGCACCAGCGAGGACATCAACAACCTGTCCCACGCCCTGATGCTGCGCGCCGGCCGTGACGAAGTGCTGCTGCCGCTGATGCGCCAGATCGCCGACGCCATCCGCGCCCTGGCCCACGCCCACGCCGATGTGCCGATGCTCTCGCGCACCCATGGCCAGCCGGCTTCGCCGACCACCTTGGGCAAGGAACTGGCCAACGTCGTGTACCGCCTGGAGCGCCAGATCGCCCAGGTTGCCGCCGTCCCGCTGCTGGGCAAGATCAACGGCGCCGTGGGCAACTACAACGCCCACCTGTCGGCCTATTCGCAGATCGACTGGGAGCAGAACGCCCGTGCCTTCATCGAAGACGAACTGGGCCTGGTGTTCAACCCCTACACCACCCAGATCGAGCCGCACGACTACATCGCCGAGCTGTTCGACGCCATCGCGCGCTTCAACACCATCCTCATCGACTTCGACCGTGACGTTTGGGGCTACATCTCGCTGGGCTACTTCAAGCAGAAGACCGTCGCCGGCGAAATCGGCTCCTCGACCATGCCGCACAAGGTCAATCCGATCGACTTCGAGAACTCCGAAGGCAACCTGGGCATCGCCAACGCGCTGTTCCAACACCTGGCCAGCAAACTGCCGATCTCGCGCTGGCAGCGCGACCTGACCGACTCCACCGTGCTGCGCAACCTGGGCGTCGGCTTCGCCCACAGCGTCATCGCCTACGAGGCCAGCCTCAAGGGTATCGGCAAGCTGGAAGTCAACCAGGCCCGCATCGCCGCCGACCTGGACGCCTGCTGGGAAGTCCTGGCCGAGCCGATCCAGACCGTCATGCGCCGCTTCAACATCGAGAACCCCTACGAGAAGCTCAAGGAGCTGACCCGTGGCAAGGGCATCACCCCTGAAGCGCTGCTGACCTTCATCGATGGCCTCGACATGCCAGCCGAAGCCAAGGCCGAGCTCAAGCAACTGACCCCCGCCACCTACATCGGTAACGCGGCGGCCCAGGCCAAACGCATCTAA
- a CDS encoding cupin domain-containing protein has product MNPDTPLQLLGGISAREFMRDYWQKKPLLVRQAFPDFISPIDPDELAGLALEEEVESRLVLEHGEHPWELRRGPFTEDTFAELPEQDWTLLVQAVDQFVPEVAELLEHFRFLPSWRIDDVMISFAAPGGSVGPHFDNYDVFLLQGHGKRNWKIGQMCNSDSPLLEHADLRILAEFEQSGEWTLEPGDMLYLPPRLAHYGVAEDDCLTYSVGFRAPSAAEVLTHFTDFLGQFLPDEERYSDADAQPVSDPHQIQHDALDRLKALLAEHMGDERLLLTWFGQFMTEPRYPEQVSGEELSEEELIDSLEQGAILIRNPSARMAWSEVDDNLLLFASGQSRLLPGHLRDLLKLICAADALHIENLVEWLEDEDGLTLVCQLVKQGSLGFANE; this is encoded by the coding sequence ATGAATCCTGATACTCCACTGCAGTTGCTCGGCGGCATCTCGGCCCGCGAATTCATGCGCGACTACTGGCAGAAGAAGCCCCTGCTGGTGCGCCAGGCGTTCCCGGACTTCATCAGCCCGATCGACCCCGACGAACTGGCCGGCCTGGCACTGGAAGAAGAAGTCGAGTCGCGCCTGGTGCTCGAGCATGGCGAGCACCCGTGGGAACTGCGCCGCGGCCCGTTCACCGAAGACACCTTCGCCGAACTGCCGGAACAGGACTGGACCCTGCTGGTACAAGCCGTCGACCAGTTCGTGCCGGAAGTCGCCGAACTGCTGGAGCACTTCCGCTTCCTGCCGAGCTGGCGCATCGACGACGTGATGATCAGCTTCGCCGCCCCCGGTGGCAGCGTCGGTCCACACTTCGACAACTACGACGTGTTCCTGCTGCAGGGCCACGGCAAGCGCAACTGGAAGATCGGCCAGATGTGCAACAGCGACAGCCCGCTGCTGGAGCATGCCGACCTGCGCATCCTCGCCGAATTCGAACAGAGCGGCGAATGGACCCTGGAACCGGGGGACATGCTCTACCTGCCGCCGCGCCTGGCCCACTATGGCGTGGCCGAAGACGACTGCCTGACCTACTCGGTCGGTTTCCGCGCACCGAGCGCCGCCGAAGTGCTGACCCACTTCACCGACTTCCTCGGCCAGTTCCTGCCCGACGAAGAGCGCTACAGCGACGCCGACGCCCAGCCTGTCAGCGACCCGCACCAGATCCAGCACGACGCCCTGGACCGCCTCAAGGCCCTGCTGGCCGAACACATGGGCGACGAGCGCCTGCTGCTGACCTGGTTCGGCCAGTTCATGACCGAGCCGCGCTACCCCGAGCAGGTCAGCGGCGAAGAACTGAGCGAGGAAGAACTGATCGACAGCCTGGAACAGGGCGCCATCCTGATCCGCAATCCGAGCGCGCGCATGGCCTGGTCGGAAGTCGACGACAACCTGCTGCTGTTCGCCAGCGGCCAGAGCCGTTTGCTGCCGGGCCACCTGCGCGACCTGCTGAAACTGATTTGCGCGGCCGACGCACTGCACATCGAAAACCTTGTAGAGTGGCTGGAAGACGAAGACGGCCTGACGCTGGTTTGCCAGCTGGTCAAACAAGGAAGCCTGGGATTTGCCAATGAATAA
- a CDS encoding GNAT family N-acetyltransferase produces MNKISVRLADWHKDHADIHRIRSAVFVAEQHVPPELEFDAEDPTALHFLALEGDYPIGTARLLPDGTIGRVSVLRDWRGLKVGDALMNAVIREAQNRDLSQQMLSAQVHATPFYERLGFRVVSEEFLEAGIPHVDMVRDSREIA; encoded by the coding sequence ATGAATAAGATCAGCGTTCGCCTCGCCGACTGGCACAAGGATCACGCCGATATCCACCGCATCCGCAGCGCGGTATTCGTTGCCGAGCAACATGTGCCGCCGGAGCTGGAATTCGACGCAGAAGACCCGACCGCCCTGCACTTCCTGGCCTTGGAAGGCGACTACCCGATCGGCACCGCGCGCCTGCTGCCCGACGGCACCATCGGCCGGGTGTCGGTGCTGCGCGACTGGCGCGGGCTGAAGGTCGGCGACGCGCTGATGAACGCGGTGATCCGCGAGGCGCAGAACCGCGACCTCAGCCAGCAGATGCTCAGCGCCCAGGTGCATGCCACGCCGTTCTACGAGCGGTTGGGCTTTCGCGTGGTGAGCGAGGAGTTTCTCGAGGCAGGCATCCCGCATGTGGACATGGTGCGCGATTCCCGCGAAATAGCCTGA
- a CDS encoding DNA topoisomerase III — MRLFLCEKPSQAKDIAKVLGATRKGDGCWQGTDVCVTWCIGHLLETAPPDSYDERYKRWNLADLPIIPEKWKMQVKPKTASQFKAVKRLLGEARELVIATDADREGEMIARELVEHCRYRGPIQRLWLSALDDASIRKALSRLLPGQQTFNLYHSALGRSRADWLIGMNMSRLFTLLGRQSGYKGVLPVGRVQTPTLRLVVDRDRSIADFVPVPFWAIEAQLEHAGQTFNAQWRAPEDACDDQSRCLNQTLAQQAAADMGAAGTARVLEVATERVREAAPLPFDLGTLQELCSKKFGLGAQETLDIAQALYETHKLITYPRSDCGYLPLSQHAEAPGILAALQRADTSLAPLQAHLEPHRRSRAWNDAKVSAHHGIIPTAAASDPARLPAKHKAVYTLIRARYLAQFLPNHEYDRTQAEFDCAGHALRAVGKQIVEPGWRRALPEALTPSKGREAAPAQVLPALRKGDDCAVRGLQLKDLWTQPPKPFTEGDLIKAMKNVAKLVDDPRLKQKLKETTGIGTEATRASIIQGLLDRGYLVKNGKALCATPAAFSLIDAVPRAIADPGTTAIWEQALDMVQSGEMTLEEFVARQSAWMGKLVQRCSGLRLSISGPAAGKAPAWKKKRRGSGKGKATASSAKGTATKPRQARRKAST, encoded by the coding sequence ATGCGCCTGTTCCTCTGCGAAAAACCCTCCCAGGCAAAAGACATCGCCAAGGTCCTCGGCGCCACCCGCAAGGGCGACGGTTGCTGGCAAGGCACCGATGTGTGCGTGACCTGGTGCATCGGCCACCTGCTCGAAACCGCTCCACCCGACAGCTACGACGAACGCTACAAACGCTGGAACCTCGCCGACCTGCCGATTATCCCGGAAAAGTGGAAGATGCAGGTGAAGCCCAAGACCGCCAGCCAGTTCAAGGCCGTCAAGCGCTTGCTCGGCGAGGCTCGCGAGCTGGTCATCGCCACCGACGCTGACCGCGAAGGCGAGATGATCGCCCGCGAGCTGGTCGAACACTGCCGCTACCGCGGGCCAATCCAGCGCCTGTGGCTCTCGGCGCTGGACGACGCCTCCATCCGCAAAGCGCTGTCGCGCCTGCTGCCAGGGCAGCAGACCTTCAACCTGTACCATTCGGCGCTCGGCCGCTCACGCGCCGACTGGCTGATCGGCATGAACATGAGCCGCCTGTTCACCCTGCTCGGCCGCCAATCCGGCTACAAGGGCGTGCTGCCGGTGGGCCGGGTGCAAACCCCGACCCTGCGCCTGGTGGTGGACCGCGACCGCAGCATCGCCGATTTCGTGCCGGTACCGTTTTGGGCCATCGAGGCGCAACTCGAACATGCCGGCCAGACGTTCAACGCCCAGTGGCGCGCGCCAGAGGACGCCTGCGACGACCAAAGTCGTTGCCTGAATCAAACCCTGGCGCAGCAGGCCGCCGCCGACATGGGCGCTGCAGGCACCGCCCGGGTACTGGAGGTAGCCACCGAACGTGTCCGCGAAGCCGCCCCCCTGCCCTTCGACCTCGGCACCCTGCAGGAGCTGTGCTCGAAAAAATTCGGCCTTGGCGCCCAGGAAACCCTCGACATCGCCCAGGCGCTGTACGAAACCCACAAGTTGATCACCTACCCGCGCAGCGACTGTGGCTACCTGCCGTTGAGCCAGCACGCCGAGGCGCCGGGCATCCTTGCCGCACTGCAGCGCGCGGACACCAGCCTCGCCCCGCTGCAAGCCCACCTCGAGCCACACCGGCGCTCGCGGGCCTGGAACGACGCCAAGGTCAGCGCCCACCACGGCATCATCCCGACCGCGGCAGCCAGCGACCCGGCACGCCTACCGGCCAAGCACAAGGCGGTGTACACGCTGATCCGCGCCCGCTACCTGGCGCAGTTCCTACCCAATCACGAATACGACCGTACCCAGGCCGAATTCGATTGCGCTGGCCATGCCTTGCGCGCCGTCGGCAAGCAAATCGTCGAGCCCGGCTGGCGCCGCGCCCTGCCAGAGGCGCTGACCCCGAGCAAAGGCCGCGAAGCCGCGCCAGCCCAGGTGCTTCCGGCTCTGCGCAAAGGCGACGATTGCGCAGTACGCGGCTTGCAGCTCAAGGACCTGTGGACGCAACCGCCCAAGCCATTCACCGAGGGTGACCTGATCAAGGCGATGAAAAACGTTGCCAAGCTGGTGGACGATCCGCGCCTCAAGCAGAAGCTCAAGGAAACCACGGGTATCGGTACCGAAGCGACCCGCGCCAGCATCATCCAGGGCCTGCTCGACCGTGGCTATCTGGTGAAGAACGGCAAGGCGCTATGTGCCACGCCGGCCGCGTTCAGCCTGATCGACGCCGTGCCGCGCGCGATTGCCGACCCCGGCACCACCGCCATCTGGGAACAGGCGCTGGACATGGTGCAAAGCGGCGAGATGACCCTGGAGGAATTCGTTGCCCGCCAATCGGCCTGGATGGGCAAGCTGGTGCAGCGCTGCAGCGGCTTGCGCCTGAGCATCAGCGGGCCAGCGGCAGGCAAGGCGCCTGCATGGAAGAAGAAACGCCGTGGCAGCGGCAAGGGCAAGGCAACTGCCAGCAGCGCCAAGGGCACGGCCACCAAGCCTCGCCAGGCGCGACGCAAGGCCAGTACCTAG